TCACGGCGATGAAGTCGCCGATGGCGTTGGCCGGGTGCTCCAGGCGGTAGCGCCAGAAGTCGCCGGTGAAGCGGGTGCTCCGCCGGCCCAGGCTCACCTCGTAGATGCGCAGGTCGGCGCCCAGGCCGTCGGCGGTGTCCTCGGCGACCGCGCCCTCCAGCAGCGGGTACAGGGTCCTGCCGTCGGGCGAGATCGCCATCCCCTCGTAGCCCTTCGAGTTGGCCAGGTTCGGAGTCTCCCCGGGGGCCAGCGTCGGGTTCGACGGCGACTTCACGCCCGGCGTCGGGACGGGCGCGTCGAGCAGGCGGCCCTGCTTGTCGGTGTGCAGCAGGAAGGGCCCGAACTCCTCGCCGAACCAGTAGGTGCCGTCGGGGGCGAGCTGCATCGACTCGACGTCGAAGTCCCAGCCGGTGAGCACCCGGTCGGGCGTCGGGCAGGTGTAGCCGGCGGGGAGCGTGGCCGCGGCCGCGCAGCCGCCGTCGCGCCAGATCGGCCACGGCACCTTCCCGTGGGGGTCGCTGAGGCCGAAGCCGCCGTCGAGCAGCGTGAAGCGGCCGGTGGCGAAGTCGGGGCGGATGCGGTGGACGCGCAGCTCGAAGTCCGGGCTGTTCTCCTTGTTGCCGAAGCCGTTGTCGCTCATCACCAGGTAGGAGCCGTCACGGTTGCGGTGCACGCCCGAGAAGCCCTGCACCGGTTGACCGGGGTACGGCGCCGCGATCGGCGTCGTCGTGCCGGTGAAGTAGCCCGACGGCGCGCTGCCGGGGCGGTACGTCTCGGCCGGCAGCACCGCCCGCCCGACCAGCTCCGACTGCTGCACCGCGGGCGTCGGCCGGTCGTCGCGGGCCGACGCGTCGGCGCCGCCCACCCCTGCGGCTCCGGCGGTGATCGCCAGCGCGACCCCGCCCGCCAGGACCCTGTTCCTCATCCCTGTTCCTCCAGCTCGTGGCGACTGACCCCGCCAGCCGAGCACCACGGGATGACGCCGGCCTTACTCCCCGGTGGCCGCCGCCGGTCGGGGACGCGAAATCGGGTGGCCGGCGGCGCTCACGCGACCACCGGCCACCCGACGTCGGGGTGCCCGGACTTCAGGGAGTCAGTAGGACTCGGTCCGGGTCCGTTGCTGCGAACGGCTCATGTCCGCCTCGCCCTGACCCTCGACGATGCCGGTCTCGCTGGCGCGGCGCTCCCGGGCCTCCTGCATGTGCTGCTGCAGGCGGGGCTTCTCCTCGTCGTAGCGGGTGAGGACGTTCTCCCAGCGCTGGCGCATCGGGCCGATGCCGCCGCCGCCGAGGGCGACGATCAGCGAGCCGGCGACCACCGCCAAGATGGCGTAGAAGAGGCTGTTGATGATCGCCGGGGCGATCTCGAGCTGGCTGAGGGCGGCGAACACGCCCACCACCACGATCCCCGCCGCCGCCACCGTGCCGAGCAGCTTCCCGTAGCTGAGGCCGCCCAACGAGTTGCCGATCATGTCGCGGGCCATGTTGGCGATCGCCGCGGCCACCACCATGATCACCACGGCCACGATCACCTTGGGCAGGTAGGCGATCACGCTGCTGATCATGTCGCTCACCGCGTTGTCGCCGAACACGCCGAACGCCATCTGCAGCACGATCAGCAACAGGACGTAGTAGATGCCCTTGGAGACCAGCCCGGCGGCGTCGTACGACGAGTTCGACAGGGCCTGTTTCATGCCACCCTGCTCGACCACCCGGTCGAGGCCCGCCCGGTCGAGCAGCCGCCGCGCGATGCGGGCGACGATCCTGGCCACGAAGTAGCCGATGATCAGGATGGCGAGGAAACCGATGAGCTTGGGGACGAACGTGGCCACGTCCGACCACGCGTCCTCGATGCCCTGGCTCCACTCGATGGCGACGAGATGGGCTGTCATGGGCAGTCGCCTACCCGTCACTCTAAGTAGGAAACCACCCGCGAAGGGTGAACGCCCCTCGCCCCCCGGTCAGGGAAGCATCGGCTGCAGCTGCGCCTGGAACACCGCGTGGTCGTTCTGCAGCGCCACCCGCGTGCCCTGGATGATCAGCGACAGCGGGGTGTTCGTCACGCCCCAGTGGCGCACGAGGCCGACGGCGTCGCGCCGCTCCTCGGCGTCGGGCACCTGCACCCGCAGCACCCCGCAGGCGTTGGCGGAGCTCCCGTACACGTCGACGACCACGGTCGCCCGCTCGTCGACGGTCACGCCGAGCACCAGCACGTCTTGGAGAACTTCGATCCTGTCCGTCACGCCCTCAACCCTCCGACCCAACCGCCAGCCACCGTACGCGGCCGCTCCGCCACAGGCAAACGCTGAGCGTCCCCGTCGGGCAACGGGTGTCCCGGGAAAGCCGGGTTATTCGGGCGTGACGTAGGCGCCGGAGATGCCGCCGTCGACCAGAAACGTGGAGGCCGTGACGAACGAGGCGTCGTCGCTGGCCAGGAACGCGACGGCTCCGGCGATCTCCTCGGGCTCGGCGAAACGCCCGACCGGGATGTGGACCAGCCGGCGCGCGGCCCGCTCCGGGTCCTTGGCGAACAGCTCCTGCAGCAGCGGCGTGTTCACCGGGCCGGGGCACAGGGCGTTCACCCGGATGCCCTCCCGGGCGAACTGCACACCCAGCTCCCGGCTCAGCGCCAGCACTCCGCCCTTCGACGCCGTGTACGAGACCTGCGACGTCGCCGCCCCCATCACCGCCACGAACGACGCCGTGTTGATGATCGACCCCCGGCCCTGCCGCTGCATGTGGGGGATGGCGTGCTTGCAGCACAGGTACACCGAGGTGAGGTTCACGTCCTGCACCCGGCGCCACACGTCGAGGCCGGTGGTGAGCACCGAGTCGTCCTCGGGCGGGGAGATGCCGGCGTTGTTGAAGGCGACGTCGACGCGGCCGAACGTGTCGGCGGCGACCTGGAAGAGGTGGGCGACCTGGTCCTCGTCGGTCACGTCGACCGGGACGAACAGGCCGCCGACGGCATCGGCCGCGAACTTGCCGGCGTCGGTGTCGACGTCGCCCACCACGATGCGGGCGCCCTCGGCCGCCAGCCGGCGCGCCGACGCCAGGCCGATCCCGCCCCCTCCGCCCGTGATCACGACAACTCGGTCCTGCAGGCGGTTCACGGGGCTCCCTACTCGTCGGTGGCGATGAAGACGTTCTTGACCTCGGTGAACCCGTCGAGAGCGTCGGGCCCGAGCTCCCGCCCGAGGCCCGACCGTTTGTAGCCGCCGAACGGCGTCCAGTACCGCACCGAGGAGTGCGAGTTCACCGAGAGGTTGCCGCTCTCGATGCCGCGGGCCACCCGCAGGCCCCGGCCCAGGTTCTCGGTCCAGATCGACCCCGACAGGCCGTAGGGGGTGTCGTTGGCGAGGCGGACGGCGTCGGCCTCGTCGTCGAAGGGCACCACGGCGACGACCGGGCCGAACACCTCCTCCACGACGGCGGGGTCGTCGGGCTTCACGGGGGCGAGGACGGTGGGCGGGTACCAGAAGCCGGGGCCGTCGGGGGCGTGGCCCCGGAAGGCGACGGGAGCACCCTCGGGGACGAAGGCGGCGACGGACTCCCGGTGGGCGGCCGAGATGAGAGGTCCCATCTCGGTGGTGGGCTGGGTGGGGTCGCCCACCCGCACGGCCCGGACCGCCGGCTCCAGCAGCTCCATGAACCGGTCGAACGCCGAGCGCTCGACGAGGATGCGGGAGCGGGCGCAGCAGTCCTGGCCGGCGTTGTCGAACACCGCCATCGGGGCCGACGCGGCCGCCCGCTCCAGGTCGGCGTCGGCGAACACGACGTTGGCGCTCTTGCCGCCGAGCTCCAGCGTCAGGCGCTTGACGTGGGGCGCGGCGGCGGCCATCAGCCGGGTGCCGACCTCGGTGGAGCCGGTGAACACGATCTTGCCGACGTCGGGGTGGTCGACCAGCCGCTGGCCGACGACGGAGCCCCGGCCCGGGAGCACCTGGAGGACGTCGGTGGGGATGCCGGCCTGGTGGGCGAGCTCGGCGAGGCGCAGGGCGGTGAGGGGCGTCAGCTCGGCGGGCTTGAGGATCACGGTGTTGCCGGCGGCCAGGGCGGGGGCGA
This sequence is a window from Acidimicrobiales bacterium. Protein-coding genes within it:
- a CDS encoding aldehyde dehydrogenase family protein gives rise to the protein MTTLVNPATEEVVGEVEATSVEAADEAIARARLASPRWRDVAPGDRARLLRRFADAVDADVEHLARLEVACSGHTVGNARWEAGNVRDVLHYYAAGPERLFGRQIPVPGGIDVTFREPIGVVGVIVPWNFPMPIAAWGLAPALAAGNTVILKPAELTPLTALRLAELAHQAGIPTDVLQVLPGRGSVVGQRLVDHPDVGKIVFTGSTEVGTRLMAAAAPHVKRLTLELGGKSANVVFADADLERAAASAPMAVFDNAGQDCCARSRILVERSAFDRFMELLEPAVRAVRVGDPTQPTTEMGPLISAAHRESVAAFVPEGAPVAFRGHAPDGPGFWYPPTVLAPVKPDDPAVVEEVFGPVVAVVPFDDEADAVRLANDTPYGLSGSIWTENLGRGLRVARGIESGNLSVNSHSSVRYWTPFGGYKRSGLGRELGPDALDGFTEVKNVFIATDE
- a CDS encoding esterase-like activity of phytase family protein, yielding MRNRVLAGGVALAITAGAAGVGGADASARDDRPTPAVQQSELVGRAVLPAETYRPGSAPSGYFTGTTTPIAAPYPGQPVQGFSGVHRNRDGSYLVMSDNGFGNKENSPDFELRVHRIRPDFATGRFTLLDGGFGLSDPHGKVPWPIWRDGGCAAAATLPAGYTCPTPDRVLTGWDFDVESMQLAPDGTYWFGEEFGPFLLHTDKQGRLLDAPVPTPGVKSPSNPTLAPGETPNLANSKGYEGMAISPDGRTLYPLLEGAVAEDTADGLGADLRIYEVSLGRRSTRFTGDFWRYRLEHPANAIGDFIAVNDHQFLVLERDNGSGPTARFKAVFLIDLRDRDHDGYADKDLLVNLMAVPDPQGIGGFGPFFSFPFVTIEDVEIVDRSTIAVLNDNNFPGSGGRSATAADENELILIRLDRALDVDL
- a CDS encoding 3-oxoacyl-ACP reductase codes for the protein MNRLQDRVVVITGGGGGIGLASARRLAAEGARIVVGDVDTDAGKFAADAVGGLFVPVDVTDEDQVAHLFQVAADTFGRVDVAFNNAGISPPEDDSVLTTGLDVWRRVQDVNLTSVYLCCKHAIPHMQRQGRGSIINTASFVAVMGAATSQVSYTASKGGVLALSRELGVQFAREGIRVNALCPGPVNTPLLQELFAKDPERAARRLVHIPVGRFAEPEEIAGAVAFLASDDASFVTASTFLVDGGISGAYVTPE